In bacterium, the genomic window GCGCGGCCTGCTCCGGCGTGAGCGGCACGAGGCCGATCGCGCCCTCGAGCTTCGTGCGGTCGGGGAACATGCCTTCCTGCTTCCCGAGCAGCTCAAGCGCCTTCACGATCACCGCCGCGGGCTTCGGGTCCTCGACGACGTCCACGGGCCGGAAGGCGATGGTGCGCAGCTTCTCGGAGATCCGTTCGGTCTCGTGCTCCGTGCGCTTCGCGAGCCGCGCCTTGCCCTCTTCGATCGCCTGGAGGACGCCTGGGTTCTGCAGGAGTTTGTACCCGTGCTGCTTCGCGCCGCGCGGCGAGTAGCCCGCCCGGATCGAGGCGGCGGCGGCGTTGAAGTCCTTGAGGTACTCCCGCGAGAAGGCCAACATGCGAGCGTCGTCGCCGGCGCCGCCTCGGCGAGACAGGCCGAGTCGCTTTGCGCGTGCCGGCTTCTTCGGTTTCCGCCCGGGTCGTTTCTTCGCCATCGTGTCACCCTCGGGGGATAAGCCCCTCCGCATCGCAGCGCGTCACAATCTGGCGCGCGATGCTGTCGACGACGCTCGCCAGTTGCTCCTCGTGCGGCTTGCCGTCGTCCGTCAGAGGGAGCATCTTTACGCCCCGCCTGAGCATCCACGCGAGCCCGGCATGAACCGACTCGTGCGTGATGATGCCCATGCGCAGACCCGGGCGCGCGAGGTAGATCAGGGCGAACTCGCCGGATAGGATGCGGCCGTCGGCGTCCGCGTGCGTGACGCGCGTCACCTGGCCGCCGAGTCGTCGACGGTCAACCGTGCGCCACCGCCGGCCGGCCGGTAGCGCCTGGTCGATGTGCCGGATGGCGTCGCGCATCGCTCGAAACGTGTCGAACACGTAGACCTTCGCGAACAGCCCCGATGCGGAAGACGGGTACACCCGGAACTTGAAGCGGTAGTCGGGGATGGTGAACCTCGGCATCCTCACCCTCGGTTCGGCCGGCCGTCGTGCGGGCAGAACGGCCAGGAGCCCACCGTCACCGGGACGCCACAGTCCGGGCACGGCGTCGGCGCCGGCGGCGGCTCGTGCGAGCGCCCCGCGAGCCGCGGCAGCATGTAGACCGTCCGCGGCGGCGTGCCGGTGTTGACCACGTGCTCGACGGTGCACGAGTGCCCGTCGGCATTGCGAACCCGTTTCTGTTCAGTGATGAGCGCCATCGACACGCACGGCGGGACGGTCGTGGGGAGAGGGACCTGCCGAAGGACAATAGAGGAACTCAGCGGGAAAGTCTAGTGGCCATCAGCTCCCGGCCGCGCCGTAAGCGCGGTCAATGGCGCACGCTGCCGTCTGGGGTGAACAGCATCACCGCCAGAATCCGGCGCAGGACAGCTTCGTTGGTCTTGATCGTCTCGTCGAGGCCATCTACGACCAGCTTCGCGGTCCGAGCCACGAGTTCCGGATCGGTACTGCGGTCCACTCGGACCGCAGCCCATGACTTGCCACGTTTCACGTACACGTTGGCGACCACTTCACCAGCGACCACCAGGATGAGGTCGACGGCAGGGTCTGCCGCCTGCGCCATTCGGACCGCTCCGGTCATGTCTGTGCAGTGGTCCCAAGGCAGGTAGTAACACGCGACGTGCCCTTCACAATCGACGAAGGACCTCACAAGCTCACATTGCAGCGTCTCGTTGAATGGCATGGTCGGTTGCCTCTCCGCCCCTCTTGCGGCCTCGGCGTGGGCTTCAACGCCGTCCCGGGCGCGTGCCCTCGCTCCTCTCCCCGAGGCGCCGAGGCCGCTCGATGGGGGTCTCCTACGCTGGCGCTGGCGACCCGAGATAGCGGTCGCTGAGTTCTCGCTCTGCCGCAACAGTGAGGTCCCTGTTCCGCCCACCGTTCCCATTCAGCGCCGGATTGAGATGCTTGATGAAGAACGCCTCCACGGTGTCCAGTTCGGATTCTGGGATGGGGATGAAGTAGGCTCGGTCGAATCTCTTACCACCAGCGCGATGGGTGACAACGCGCGACACCACCGACACCGACTGACCGACGTAGACAACTTCTTGGCCAGAGCACAGGAAATAGACACCCGGCGGCAGATACACAGCGGGGACCTCGATCAGGTTGAGCAGCGCGGCGATCGCGACTGGAGGGTCGGTCGTAATCCGCGCGTCAAGCGCGATCACGTGACACTCGACCGGCAGCGTCTTTCCCTCTACCTGTTGGAGAAGATTCCGGGCCGCCCACTGCTTCGATTCCTTCATCCGAAAGCGCGGAGCACCACCTTCGCACCGAAAGTGGGGCCAGTACCCCGCGTCGGCCAACTCGGTGATTCGGCTCGCCGAGATACCGAGCGCGCCTGCCAACTGCTCGGCGTCAACCAGCCCGCTTGGCCAGTCCTGGCAGAAGTGCGTCACCTTCAACTTCTGGAGTGGTCCATCGACCTGTGACATCTGGGTCTCCTACGCCTGGCTGTGATGCGAACAGGGTTTCAGCTTTCCCTTGACCGTGCTTTTCCACTCGCAGGGCTGGCAGCGGTAGTGCACGCCGATCGCCGTGTTGCGCCCGATGCGCTTCTTGTGGCCGCACGCCAGAATCGCGTAGGGCGGCTCGAGGCGCACGACGGGACGGGAGACCAGGTCGATCATCGGGGCTACCTCGCCGACAGGGCCGGGCGCACGGCTCCCACCTCGGAACACCCGAGGCTCCTTGCGGGGTCAGCCAGACCGCGCGAGCCATGCGCCCGGCCAACTCGTTACGTCCCGGCCTCCCCGCGCTGCTTCAGGACCGCTTTCACGTCCGCGATGGCCTCGCGGTAGCCGGCCATCGAAAGCCCGCACAGGAACCGAGTGGGCTTCAGGCCCGCCACGATGTCGAGGGTTTCCCTCGCCCCCTCTAGGCGGGCGGCGTCCAGCGCGGAGCGGATGAGGGCGATCTGTTCGTCCCATGACAGCGAGAAATCGCCAGTCATCCGCTGCGCGGTCACATCGGCCAGCAGCCGTGCCGCCGCGTCGTGCCCCGGTTGGTCAGGCATGGATGCCCCCTTTCCGCGTGGGGCTGAGCGGCTTCGCGCCGCGCACCTCGCGCGTCTTAACGAGCCGGTACTCGACGCCATCGACGCGCGGCTCTTGCCAGAGACGCTCCGCGACGAGCTCCATGAGCCGTGACGGGCGCGGCTCTACGTCCGAGGCGTGCTGGACCTCGACCGTGAAGGTGGTGATCGTCATTTTGCTTCCTCCCCGCCCGGTTCCAGGGCGGCGTCCCCGAGGAATATCGACCCTTCATCCGGGTAGTCGCTGTCGAAGACGTAGAGCCCGGCCCCGCTGTGGTGCTCCAGGCCGCCCTTCACAACAGTCACGGTGTCATCAGGCTCCATGTCGTGGGTGTCGATGAAGACCTTGGCCGCTTCGTGAAGCCGCTCGACCTCGGCCAGCGTGAACTCGATCTCCGTGCGGCCCGGCGGCTTCGTCTCCCGCTCCCCCTCGGGCGCGGGCGATAGGGCGGCTTTGGCGATGGCCTGTAGCGTGTAAACCGGATCGTTGTCCGGCGTGCGTCCCCCGTATGCGATGGCCCTCAGCGCCTCCCGCAGCGCCCGGCTCTCCTCCCGCGCCGCGTCACGCTCGGATTCGGCCTTCTCCATGCGCTTGACCAGGGCGCGTGCCGACGTGATCATCGCCGTGCCGCTGGCGGTACACCGCAGCACGTCAGCCAACTCGTGCGACTCGCAGTCCATCTCGGCCAGATCCTCGCGCAAGCGGGCAAGGTCGGCCCTCAGCCCTTCGTTCTCGGCGTAGAGCGTGGCGACCGCGCCCAACCCGGCATCGGCTACCTTCATCGCACTACTGCCGACCTTCGCGTTCTCAGCCAACTGCCGCTCCAACGCCTCGGCGCGGGCCAGCGCGGCGTCACGCTCTGCCGCTGTCTTGGCGTGCTCGCCGTATTCCACCGAGAGGGTGTCCTTCGCGGTTTGGAGCGAGGCCAGCGCGGCGGCGAGCGCGGCTTCCAACCGCTCGACTTCGCGGTATTGACACCCGCTGATGGCGCAGGGCGCGGCCACGCACTCGCCGTCTGGGGTCGTCACCATCGTCATCTTGCAGCCACGCAAGGCCAAGTCCCGCTCCCGCTGAAGCGATGACAGGGCCGAGGCGGCGTGCTCGCAGTCGAGGATGACGGCGGCAACCGCCTTCGCTAATGAGTTGTCATACGCTGGGTCTAGCGGCGCGTAGGCCCACAGCCCAAGCGTCTGCCGCACGCGCTGAAGCTTGGCGACGACAGCCGCGATCTCCCCCGTCTCGCCCGGCGGGGCGGCCGACAGCGCGGAGGCGGCGAGGCGGAGGTCGGCGGCTTGCGCCTCGGTGATGGCCGCGCGCTCACGGTCCAGCAGATAGCCACGCTGCCAGTCGGCCATCTGCTGACGGTCATCGGCTATCGCGTTGAGCCTCTGGCACAGCGCGGCCCGGTCAGCGGGGGACAGCGGGTTGTCGACTGCTTTGGTCATTGTTCGTCACCAGCCCGGCTAGGCCGTGCGGTCCAGGTCCGCGTCCGTCACGTCGTCATTTGCGGACTCAATCGGTTTGAATCCCCGGTGCTTGCGCTTCACCCGCTCCGAGTCGATGGCCTTGTTCACGCTCTCGCGGTCGTAGGGCACCTGGTAGTTGGCGCACCAGCTCTTGACCTCCTCGACGATGTCGCCCTCGTCGTGGCCGTCGAAGACGTCGACCCGGATGCCCTCACGCCGGATGACGGCGGCGATGGTGCGGACCTTCGGCCGCTCTCGCGTCCGCCGCCTGGTCGGAGCCTCCGGAATCTCCGGAATCTCCGGACCGGAGGCTCCGGGTTCCTCCGGTTCGCCCGGGGACTTTTCCACAGGCTGTGGAAATCGTGGCGCGCCAGCGCCACCGTTCTTGTCTCTTACGTGGTCGGGCCGGGCCGGGCCGGGTACGGTACTCGCGCCCGCGGGCGCGCGGAACTCAGGACTCCGCTCGGACTCCGCAATGTGTCCTTGTGGACTCCGCTCGGACTCTGTGCGGACTCTGCGCGGAACACCGACCCGAGGTTTCAGCCCAAGTCGTTCTCTCCGTTCGGTTTCCTTGCGCGCACGGTCCTTCTCGCGACGGGCCTGAACCTCGTCTGAGGCCGGGTTGTAGTCGTGGAAGTCGTGAATCTGAAATCCGCCGTCAGCCCGGTCCCAGAGGCCGACCGAGACCAGCGCGGAGGCCAGCGTGCCGGCTCGCTTCGACCATGTCTCGACGACGTCGAGGGGCAAGTAGCCGTCCGTGAGGTGCCGATTGGAGAAGCACACGCCGGACACGAAGAAGCCAAACGCGAGGAGCCGGCCGTCCGGACCGAGCCGCTTGCCGGCCTGGATGAACTTGAAGTGGTCGGGTGCCGAGTCGTCAATCTTCGCCCACATGATGAGGAGTCCCTGGTGGCCCTGGACTACTTTCAGCCGAGGCCGCGAAAATTAGTCCACCTGCTGCTGCCGCCTGAACCGCCGCCACGCTCGACGGGTGCGCTGCT contains:
- a CDS encoding terminase small subunit; the protein is MLAFSREYLKDFNAAAASIRAGYSPRGAKQHGYKLLQNPGVLQAIEEGKARLAKRTEHETERISEKLRTIAFRPVDVVEDPKPAAVIVKALELLGKQEGMFPDRTKLEGAIGLVPLTPEQAARLDTKDLEAIVALARKARGEA